In Abditibacteriaceae bacterium, one genomic interval encodes:
- the lpxD gene encoding UDP-3-O-(3-hydroxymyristoyl)glucosamine N-acyltransferase: protein MPMSAPQHHNTNGTNGTVPSVNGSKKTRSTNGAMATATKNPVTNGNVAPRYTTVADIAALLNAEIVGNAQTLITGVAALDSSVPGAILFVENESRLAEAQSSDAAAIIVPAGAATVVRRALRTGGKPALITGNPRLAFAKVMEYFQPLVQPELGIHPTAIIEADAHIGENVTIREFCYVGHHAHIGNGTVVYPHCVIGDGAQIGDDCILYPNVVINHHVNLGRNVRIHSGSVLGGDGFGYVMDGGTHHKVPQVGTVIIEDDVEIGANVCIDRATIGATRVGAGTKVDNLVQIAHNVQVGRNCILCAQVGLSGSVVVEDNVVMAGQIGVADHIKIGKGAVMGAKSGAMANVAPGAFVLGSPAVPQRDFMKREAAARKLPEAMRTLRALEKQMQQMQAQIDALQK from the coding sequence ATGCCGATGTCTGCACCACAACACCACAACACCAACGGCACGAACGGAACGGTTCCTTCTGTCAACGGCTCGAAGAAAACCCGCTCCACGAACGGCGCGATGGCGACGGCCACAAAAAACCCTGTCACTAACGGCAATGTGGCGCCGCGCTACACAACTGTCGCCGACATTGCGGCATTGCTCAACGCCGAGATCGTCGGCAACGCGCAAACGCTCATCACTGGCGTCGCCGCGCTCGACAGTTCTGTTCCCGGCGCGATTTTGTTCGTTGAGAACGAAAGTCGCCTTGCTGAAGCACAATCAAGCGACGCGGCGGCGATCATCGTTCCTGCGGGAGCCGCGACTGTTGTGCGGCGCGCTTTGCGTACCGGCGGCAAACCAGCCCTTATCACCGGCAACCCGCGTCTTGCGTTCGCCAAAGTCATGGAGTATTTCCAGCCTTTGGTACAACCCGAACTGGGAATCCACCCGACGGCGATTATCGAAGCCGACGCGCACATCGGGGAAAACGTGACCATCCGTGAGTTTTGCTATGTCGGCCATCACGCGCACATCGGTAATGGAACGGTTGTTTACCCACATTGCGTTATCGGTGATGGTGCGCAAATCGGCGACGACTGTATTCTGTATCCCAACGTCGTTATTAATCATCATGTGAATTTGGGCCGCAACGTGCGCATTCATTCGGGAAGCGTGCTTGGCGGCGATGGCTTCGGATACGTCATGGATGGCGGGACGCATCATAAAGTGCCACAGGTCGGAACTGTCATTATTGAAGACGATGTGGAAATCGGCGCGAACGTGTGCATCGACCGCGCGACGATTGGTGCGACGCGTGTTGGTGCGGGAACAAAAGTCGACAACCTCGTTCAAATCGCTCACAACGTTCAAGTTGGGCGCAACTGCATTCTGTGTGCTCAGGTCGGTTTGAGTGGAAGCGTCGTCGTAGAAGACAACGTGGTAATGGCCGGTCAAATCGGCGTCGCCGACCACATTAAAATCGGCAAAGGCGCCGTCATGGGCGCGAAGTCCGGCGCGATGGCGAACGTTGCACCCGGAGCCTTTGTGCTGGGAAGTCCCGCCGTTCCACAGCGCGATTTCATGAAGCGCGAAGCCGCTGCGCGCAAACTGCCCGAGGCGATGCGCACACTGCGCGCGCTCGAAAAGCAAATGCAACAAATGCAGGCGCAAATCGACGCCTTGCAAAAGTAA
- a CDS encoding OmpH family outer membrane protein, with protein sequence MQKKTGLWAVIVMGTLCAAPSAIAPRAAHAQAAPLVGVVDEDKLAEKYTAYRSAIEALDKRAQGLDAQLAARELLADAQGTTFDTLIAKTTRTPAEETQFQNLIKSGNDLRAEYMGLLPKATRTATESARVKTLEDAARGNAGKLRTLSDSLYNDIKKQQEEIDKTYTDRANSVIGQVASDKKLLMVMRQRAIIWNAPSTDITEEVVTRLNK encoded by the coding sequence ATGCAGAAGAAAACCGGCCTGTGGGCCGTTATTGTTATGGGCACGTTGTGCGCCGCACCGTCGGCGATTGCACCGCGTGCCGCACACGCTCAGGCCGCACCGCTCGTTGGCGTTGTTGATGAAGATAAGCTGGCCGAAAAATATACCGCCTATCGCAGCGCAATTGAAGCGCTCGACAAGCGCGCTCAGGGTCTCGACGCGCAACTTGCTGCACGCGAGCTGCTCGCCGACGCACAGGGCACCACTTTCGATACGCTGATTGCCAAAACTACGCGCACGCCTGCGGAAGAAACGCAGTTTCAGAACCTGATTAAATCGGGCAACGACTTGCGCGCTGAATACATGGGACTTTTGCCCAAAGCCACCCGCACCGCGACCGAAAGTGCCCGCGTCAAAACACTCGAAGATGCAGCGCGCGGCAATGCCGGAAAACTGCGCACGCTTTCCGATTCGCTCTACAACGACATCAAGAAGCAGCAGGAAGAAATCGACAAGACCTACACCGACCGCGCCAACAGCGTTATCGGGCAAGTCGCGTCTGATAAGAAACTCTTGATGGTCATGCGCCAGCGCGCGATCATCTGGAACGCGCCTTCCACCGACATCACCGAAGAAGTCGTGACGCGTTTGAACAAGTAA